CTTTGCTGCGTCTTGTCGCCGGTCTGGAGACCGCTACGCGCGGCACCATCACGCAGGACGGCACCGCCATCACACGCCCCGATCCGTCGCGCATCGTGGTGTTTCAGGACCCGACGCTCTACCCCTGGCGAACTGTGCGCGACAACGTCGCACTCGGTCTGCAAGCGCGCGGCGTGCTCGGGAAGGAGCGTCATCGTGTCGATGCGGCGCTCGCGCGCGTGGGCCTCTCCGAGTTCGCCGACGCCTTTCCGCACCAACTCTCGGGTGGCATGGCGCAACGGGTCGCGCTTGCCCGTGCGCTCGTGAACGACCCGCGCCTGCTCGTGCTCGACGAACCGCTCGGCAAGCTCGACTCGCTCACGCGGCTGGCGATGCAAAGCGAACTGGTCGAGTTGTGGCAGCGCGCAGGGTTCTCAGCGCTGCTCGTCACGCACGACGTGGAGGAGGCGCTGTTCCTCGCGCAACGCGTGATCGTGTTCAGCCCGCGCCCGGCAAAGATCGTGGCAGAGCTGCACGTGGACCTGCCCTATCCGCGTCATCGCGGCGACGCCCGCATCACCGAACTGCGCCACGAAGCGCTCCGACATCTGGGGCTCGATGCAAGCTGGTAATTCCGAACTGCGTGCTGTCGTTCGCTGCATTGCAATGTCGTTGATCCTTCCGATGTCATCCCGCCCGCTGTTGCCGAATCCGTCGTCGATTCCGTCATCGGACCGCCCCCATGAGGTGTGCGTCCGATGACCTCGCCACCCTCCCATCTCTGGCTCAATGCGCTGCTGCAGGCCTTGCAGTTCGTGCAGTCGACGTGGCTCGGCGCGCTCTATGCGCTCGGCATCACCGACGATTCGCACGGCGCACCCGCGTGGCCGTGGGCGCTGCGCATCGCGGGGGAGAACCTCGTCATCGACGTGGCGCTCGCCCGGCAGTTCGCGTGGATGCTCGCGGCAATCGCATTCGCCATCGTCTGCGTGCTGCTGGCCGTGTGCTGGCGACGCGCGTGGCGTTGGCTAACGGCGGCGGCCATCGGTGCACTCATCCTCGCGCCGTGGCCATCGCCCCGGTTGTGGCTGACGGCCGCCGTGCCGACCAGCTTTCATACGAGTCCGACGGGCTTCACGGTGGACAGCATCGCGCGCGGCGCACGCGTCTACTCGGCGCAATGCGCCGCCTGTCATGGCGTGGATGGACGCGGCGAGGGGCCGCGCGCCGCTACGCTCAGGCGCTGGCCGCCCACGATGGCGAGTGCGCTGCTGAGCCGTCGCGCCGACGGGGAACTCTTCTGGCACGTGCTGTACGGCATGCGCGACGACCAGGGCGTCACCATGCCCGGTTTCGTCGGCCGCCTGAGCGACCGCGAAGTGTGGGCCGCCCTCGATTACATGCGCGTGCTGTCCGCGTCCGCAGGCATGGCCGCCGGGGGGAGCTGGCCCGTGCCGATTGCGCTGCCGTCG
The Pandoraea oxalativorans genome window above contains:
- a CDS encoding c-type cytochrome, which encodes MTSPPSHLWLNALLQALQFVQSTWLGALYALGITDDSHGAPAWPWALRIAGENLVIDVALARQFAWMLAAIAFAIVCVLLAVCWRRAWRWLTAAAIGALILAPWPSPRLWLTAAVPTSFHTSPTGFTVDSIARGARVYSAQCAACHGVDGRGEGPRAATLRRWPPTMASALLSRRADGELFWHVLYGMRDDQGVTMPGFVGRLSDREVWAALDYMRVLSASAGMAAGGSWPVPIALPSMVVRCAGRPDRALSAWRGHQRVRVVAVDAAHPPPFEDPRFLTLLVRRGDAQATGPAAASVRKVATAATATTQRTPGEVTPLFGTRADCVADAPEAWQVFAQIAGAPASGLAGTEWLADRDGWLRALAPAGRRGWADGGLMCTTSISLQDGDKSSARDPLTATLREMDGDPVRFVKGGFVH
- a CDS encoding ABC transporter ATP-binding protein yields the protein MVSVAASSPTSSPAFAGADAALTSPSIHDGAHSANDTGAQIDIQGVSHWFGSRQSPLQVLDGVDLKVAPGEFVALLGPSGCGKSTLLRLVAGLETATRGTITQDGTAITRPDPSRIVVFQDPTLYPWRTVRDNVALGLQARGVLGKERHRVDAALARVGLSEFADAFPHQLSGGMAQRVALARALVNDPRLLVLDEPLGKLDSLTRLAMQSELVELWQRAGFSALLVTHDVEEALFLAQRVIVFSPRPAKIVAELHVDLPYPRHRGDARITELRHEALRHLGLDASW